The following is a genomic window from Ahaetulla prasina isolate Xishuangbanna chromosome 9, ASM2864084v1, whole genome shotgun sequence.
TTTCTGTTGCCATTTGTACCAGGCTTGTTTTaaagccggggtctccaaccttggcccctttaagactcagcaaagctggctgaggaattctgggagttgaagtccacaagtcttaaagggaccaaggttggagacccctgttttaaagagttGGCATTGCCCTTTCAATACTctgaatcagtgtttttcaaagatgactactttaagatgtgtggacgtcaactcccaaaaCTCCCAAGCTGATCTAAATCAAACATCAGAAATCTGAGATCCTTCGGATGTTTTGCTGGACAACCTACAGCAGTCTCAGTCAGCCAGGCCAGTATTAATGGTTGCTGGAAGGTATTGCAGGAAGCATCTGGAAAGCCCACCAGGATTTTAAATTGCTTAAAAAATATTCCCCAATCACTTGGTTTCAGCCTTGGCAGCTCTGTTCTTTGCTTTTCACTTATGGGTGAATCGGCAGGTGCAAATGAGTGGGTCTTCTCAGCAATGAGATTGTAACTGTAGGCCACCTTCCTGGCAGATTTTCTCTTGCATGTTCCTCATCATCTCGACTGTCATGATGTTTTCTCCCCAATTTTATGGTAAACATCAATCTATAAGCAAATAAAATTTGGCTTGATGTTAATACATTCATTGCTTCTGAATAGTTCCAAGTTGATATCAAGCCTGGGATTTAatttcggggttttttttttctatcaatATTATCAGAAAATTCGGAGACTTGGAAAATTATGCTGGATCCTGTGGCCCAAGGAGGCCCTTATACTATAGAGGTACACCAGTACATCAAGGAAGAAGTGTCCAATTTGTCATTAAAAGATATCTACTTTGGAGATGTTTGGATTTGCAGTGGACAGAGTAACATGGAGATGACTGTTTCACAGGTGAACTACATTCCTATAATTTCCAGTtatggtttaaggcaggggtctccaaccttggcaactttaagcctggcggacttcaactcccagaattcccagccagctttgcttggtgttgaagtccgccaggcttaaagttgtcaaggttggagacccctggtttaaggaccATGCAAGAGAGGGATCAGATGACAAAGCATTCTGGGAACTCATATCAAGCCTCTTGATTCTGCTTATGGAGACCCAGGCTAAGAATTACTTCTGTTAAAAGGATATTTTGGGCTTATTCTTATGATACTTAAGCTCTCAACCTAAAGTCCAGATTGTGATTCAGACATTCTGCCTTAACCatgagcaatagcaataacacttggacttatataccacttcatagtgcttttacagccctctctaagcggtttacagaatctgcatattgcctccaacaatctgggtccttattttacccacctcggaaggatggaaggctgagtcaacctggagcctggtgagatttgaattgctgaactgcagctagcagtcagctgaagtagcctgcagtactgcactctaaccactgcaccaccttggctcaATCTATACTTATTTTTTGTTTCTGGTTTACTTGTTCTAACCCGTAGCTCTATGGGTTATAGAAAACTAGATTTGAAAACTATCTTACAACTTCTAATATCCAATAAAAATGCAGCAGCTTATGACCGCAAGCGTATGTATGCctagtttagttttttttttttaaaggaaatgttaGGACACTATGTGCTAgtgcgccctgagtccttcgggagaagggcagtataaaaatttgattaaataaataaaataaataaataaatagaatatcaACAAGGCAGGAGGGAGACCAACAGATCACAGCTGATCCTGGCTCGTTCTGTTGCCTGCAAGTGTGGATGTACTTTGTCAATACTTTTGTTTTGCTTCCTAGATATTCAATGCTAGCAAGGAGATGGAAGATGCATCCAAGTATCCCCTTGTGCGGATATTTTCCACTGCCCTTATTCAGTCAGAAGTGGAACTGCAGGACCTTGGAGGCATCAACTTGCAGTGGTCCATTCCAACAGCCAGTAAGAGCCTGACTTACATCAAACATCTAGCAAGAAATCAGCAGGATAAATAAGATATTTTTCATGTTATGGTTGATTGGTGGGCTAAGAACTGGCCATTTTAGTTGGATAATGGCAGCTTGGCCAGCGTAACATATTTGGAGGAACAGCAAGTATCGGAAGGCCAAATTGCATGAGGGTTAGGCTTAATTATTTGAATGGGTCCTTCATACTTGATCTTTTTACAATGCATATTTTCTAATTTAAGGTAATTGTTGTATTATTTCTGCAACATCAGAATGTTCTAAACTttcagaaaaatattccattacacAGGAAACCTGGGCCATGGAGACTTCAGCTACTTTTCTGCAGTATGTTGGCTGTTTGGCCAGTATTTGTTCGAGAAACTCAAGTACCCCATAGGGTTGATAGATACCTCCTGGGGAGGGACTCCAGTTGAGGCCTGGTCCTCCAAGAAGGCCTTGAATGAATGTGGTCTGTTAGAGTATATTGAAAGGTAAGGAAAACTGACTCGTGtatctgtttttttaattaatctgaGACTTTCCAACCTAGATAACGAGTTTGCATATTGGCTGAGCCATGGTTTATGTCACTATGATTTATCTTCCGTTCGCATGCTCTGCTATAAACCTCACTTTGCAAACCATCTTGGCTGTGTTTGCACATTGCATTAAGCTAAAAATCACCATTACGGCTTAATATTCGGAAAGAGTTATGTGACTCTACACCCTCCTAACGGTTTTTCTCTGGTAACTACTACATTTTCCCCTTCTAATAGTTTACTGTACTGCTTAATTCAGGATGCgtccaataaaattaaaaatcatcTTGGGTGCAGTGAGAAAGTGTAATCATTCCTTTCAATCCATACCAGTTAAAGGGACCAGTTTTCCCCATAAATTAGAGGAGTGCATGAAAGGAATCCATAAGTTAATTATGTGTCTCATTCCTCCAACCCTACAATCTTTGAGTGCTAGGATTCAGTGTGTGtgattcagtgtgtgtgtgtgattatatGTCCCCCTTATGTTGCAAATGAACTACTGCCCTTTTATGTGTCTTCCAAGAGTTAAAGGACCACATTCCAGAACAACATCAGTTAGAGAAAGCTATTTTACTAAGCaaagctctctctttttttgccttAATGAAGTAGGCCTGATCCTTGATGGCATTAGCGATCAATAATTCAGGTGCCTGTTTTGGATGTTTttcatgaaacaaaaaaaaatgaaattaggaTATAGgaatttgatgattagaaaaatactacataatggaaaaaatgaaagtcatgttgtaaccttacaataagagGTCAATTCCAGTTTATAATTATATCTGTTGTAGCAGACAGTTGGAAGgcatttctttgtatttcttttccctttttttgcacttttggctttgcattttctttctgttctcttatttctatttctaatattCTTATCCTTTTACTTTAAAAACTCTAAtaaagttatttgtaaaagtaattcAGTAATTGTGACAAccaagttgtcttttttttttttacaaagaaagcTCCCGATCTTTCAGAATCTACCTGGTGAGAACTCTTTACTCATTATTTTTCATGCTGTCTTACAGAAGTCCTCCCTCGTACCTCGATGCTGGTCCCCGAGAAGCATCCGTGCTGTGGAATGCAATGATTCACCCTTTCGTCAACATGACCATCCAAGGAGTTATATGGTATCAAGGTATGTTTGAGTACCAGTGCAAGATTGGACTGGAATGCTGCTGCCCCTCCCTGCTAATGTATTGGACCTTTGTCTACTGCAGGGGAAGCCAACACTCTTATGAACACTGATATGTACAATTGCACCTTCCCTGCACTCATTGACGATTGGCGAAAAGCCTTTCATGAAGGATCCGATGGTCAAACCAATAAGCAGTTTCCCTTTGGTTTCGTTCAGGTAAGCATATGAGGGAAATGCAGTCCTGGTCAGGTTATTTGGGCTCGTTTAAATCTGTTCCTTTAAATTTTGATGTCATCCTTTTCAAGATGAAGAATCTTCCTATCTAAATAGATGTCCTGatctaaagcttttttttttttttttgaaagttttaaaaaacaaaaacatttttcccccttttttccccctccctcccaaaaaaaaaaaaaaaacccttcccccctccctcccccccccccggcttcccgggtcaatcacaaggtattgttatacataaaccaaacatagaataaaattttcccttccaatccaaataaccacatccaaagcttttcatctcccaaccccctccccattacataaaataactttctaattattcaaaggcaatctgatatttcttaatctgatatctgttttgtag
Proteins encoded in this region:
- the SIAE gene encoding sialate O-acetylesterase isoform X3 codes for the protein MEASLVFMLLLACTAGAKFHFASYYADHMVLQKEPSHAIIWGFGDPGSKVMLTLSQNHSVATKMVQIEENSETWKIMLDPVAQGGPYTIEVHQYIKEEVSNLSLKDIYFGDVWICSGQSNMEMTVSQIFNASKEMEDASKYPLVRIFSTALIQSEVELQDLGGINLQWSIPTARNLGHGDFSYFSAVCWLFGQYLFEKLKYPIGLIDTSWGGTPVEAWSSKKALNECGLLEYIERSPPSYLDAGPREASVLWNAMIHPFVNMTIQGVIWYQGEANTLMNTDMYNCTFPALIDDWRKAFHEGSDGQTNKQFPFGFVQLCTVQHVQINKFPRIRWHQTADYGYVPNKRMSNTFMAVTIDLGDNESPYGSIHPRDKRTVAYRLHLGALAVAYGEKSIIFQGPYPQKVQVNETHRLLNITFEQCVQLRHMDNKTFELPGRRDFSERLQASREAYVVIPQLRTSGASS
- the SIAE gene encoding sialate O-acetylesterase isoform X2, producing MEASLVFMLLLACTAGAKFHFASYYADHMVLQKEPSHAIIWGFGDPGSKVMLTLSQNHSVATKMVQIEENSETWKIMLDPVAQGGPYTIEVHQYIKEEVSNLSLKDIYFGDVWICSGQSNMEMTVSQIFNASKEMEDASKYPLVRIFSTALIQSEVELQDLGGINLQWSIPTARNLGHGDFSYFSAVCWLFGQYLFEKLKYPIGLIDTSWGGTPVEAWSSKKALNECGLLEYIERSPPSYLDAGPREASVLWNAMIHPFVNMTIQGVIWYQGEANTLMNTDMYNCTFPALIDDWRKAFHEGSDGQTNKQFPFGFVQLCTVQHVQINKFPRIRWHQTADYGYVPNKRMSNTFMAVTIDLGDNESPYGSIHPRDKRTVAYRLHLGALAVAYGEKSIIFQGPYPQKVQVNETHRLLNITFEQCVQLRHMDNKTFELPGRRDFSERLQASREAYVVIPQLRTSGARYFPFHGILPWLYKVRK
- the SIAE gene encoding sialate O-acetylesterase isoform X4 yields the protein MEASLVFMLLLACTAGAKFHFASYYADHMVLQKEPSHAIIWGFGDPGSKVMLTLSQNHSVATKMVQIEENSETWKIMLDPVAQGGPYTIEVHQYIKEEVSNLSLKDIYFGDVWICSGQSNMEMTVSQIFNASKEMEDASKYPLVRIFSTALIQSEVELQDLGGINLQWSIPTARNLGHGDFSYFSAVCWLFGQYLFEKLKYPIGLIDTSWGGTPVEAWSSKKALNECGLLEYIERSPPSYLDAGPREASVLWNAMIHPFVNMTIQGVIWYQGEANTLMNTDMYNCTFPALIDDWRKAFHEGSDGQTNKQFPFGFVQLCTVQHVQINKFPRIRWHQTADYGYVPNKRMSNTFMAVTIDLGDNESPYGSIHPRDKRTVAYRLHLGALAVAYGEKSIIFQGPYPQKVQVNETHRLLNITFEQCVQLRHMDNKTFELPGRRDFSERLQASREAYVVIPQLRTSGAS